A window of the Tiliqua scincoides isolate rTilSci1 chromosome 5, rTilSci1.hap2, whole genome shotgun sequence genome harbors these coding sequences:
- the LOC136652666 gene encoding olfactory receptor 10A7-like, protein MTWLNQTMVSEFILLGFSNLGELQFLLFIVFLLIYMLTVMGNFLIILLTKMDVALHSPMYFFLRNLSFAELGFVSCIIPKMLVNLLSKEKTLSLSGCRTQMYFAFFFGATECFILIVMAYNSFVAICHPLRYTVIMNSWLCAWLLIVVWSAGLLFAIINSTWLFTFPFYKSNVVTHFYCDFPPVFQLACGNTSTFELFSIVGTFIVILFPFSLILFSTIFRMPATEGRWKAFSTCSSHVTAVTLFHGTAGLNYLQPKSSYSPESKYLLSVSYIVITPMLNPIIYSLRNREVKGALGRFFGRKKY, encoded by the coding sequence TTCCTCCTCTTCATTGTGTTTCTGCTTATCTACATGCTAACAGTGATGGGCAACTTCCTCATCATCTTGCTAACCAAAATGGATGTGGCTTTGCATAGCCCTATGTACTTCTTTCTCCGGAACCTCTCCTTTGCAGAACTTGGCTTTGTATCATGCATTATTCCTAAGATGCTTGTGAACCTCCTCTCAAAGGAGAAGACCCTCTCCTTGTCAGGATGCCGGACACAGATGTactttgctttcttctttggAGCCACAGAATGCTTCATCCTGATAGTCATGGCCTACAACAGCTTTGTGGCCATTTGCCATCCTCTGCGCTATACAGTCATAATGAACAGCTGGTTATGTGCCTGGCTGCTGATAGTAGTGTGGAGTGCAGGACTCCTCTTTGCGATTATAAACAGTACCTGGCTCTTTACCTTCCCATTCTATAAGTCCAATGTCGTTACCCATTTCTACTGTGATTTTCCACCAGTCTTCCAGTTGGCCTGTGGGAACACCTCCACATTTGAGTTATTTTCCATCGTGGGAACTTTTATAGTTATACTGTTTCCTTTCTCACTTATCCTCTTCTCCACCATCTTCAGGATGCCTGCAACTGAAGGGAGATGGAAAGCCTTCTCAACGTGTTCCTCACACGTCACAGCAGTGACTCTATTCCATGGCACAGCGGGTTTGAATTACCTGCAGCCCAAGTCAAGCTACTCCCCAGAAAGCAAATACCTGCTTTCTGTCTCCTATATTGTCATCACCCCCATGCTCAATCCCATCATTTATAGCCTGAGGAACAGGGAGGTGAAAGGAGCCTTAGGGAGGTTCTTCggcagaaaaaaatattga